In a single window of the candidate division WOR-3 bacterium genome:
- a CDS encoding DUF2007 domain-containing protein, translating into MSLKVVYKPENELLALSLKALLEESGIKVLVKSYQIPWYNGLAKMMRPAWGEILVSEEDYPKAKDLIENFLEAEKSNK; encoded by the coding sequence ATGTCATTAAAAGTTGTTTATAAGCCGGAAAACGAGCTATTAGCCTTATCGCTTAAGGCCTTGCTGGAAGAATCTGGAATTAAAGTTCTAGTTAAATCCTATCAAATACCTTGGTATAACGGATTGGCCAAGATGATGCGGCCAGCCTGGGGTGAAATTTTAGTTTCCGAAGAGGATTACCCGAAAGCCAAGGATTTAATCGAAAACTTTTTAGAAGCCGAAAAGTCTAATAAGTAA
- the ftcD gene encoding glutamate formimidoyltransferase yields MSKIVECIPNFSEGRRVEVVEEIVRAILSVEGVVLLDKEMNSDHNRAVISFIGEPQQVLEAAFRGCKRASELIDLNVHQGEHPRIGATDVIPFVPIANVTMEECVYLAKELGKRIAEELNIPVYLYEEAATRPDRVDLANIRKGEYEGLKEAIKTDPNRYPDFGKPELHPTAGAVVVGARFPLIAYNINLNTTDVTIAKKIAQAIRFRDGGYRFVKALGFEIKEKNCVQVSINMTNYLKTPLYRVFETVKREAERYGVTVKESEIVGLAPQKALIDSAIYYLQLNEFKPDEQILETKLTLSKGKGLEEFLFELAQPTPTPGGGSCAALAGAVATALLLMVINLTLKKPNTPEIVNILAPVKDRLNKLHKRFTELIKLDSEAFNKVIAAYKLPKATEEEKLQRSQAIEGALKAAVAVPEETIVLTKEVVDLLAPVIKHGNPNAISDVGVALSYLSAAHDGARLNVLINLKSIKDHNYIEAKKIKMKELAEDIGQKLNEYRAKVEEQLK; encoded by the coding sequence ATGAGCAAAATTGTTGAATGTATCCCAAATTTTTCTGAAGGACGACGTGTAGAAGTAGTTGAGGAAATTGTAAGGGCAATTCTTTCTGTCGAAGGCGTGGTTCTTTTAGACAAAGAGATGAATAGCGACCATAATCGGGCTGTAATTAGTTTTATCGGTGAACCCCAACAAGTTTTAGAAGCCGCATTCCGTGGTTGCAAGCGGGCTTCAGAATTGATTGATTTAAATGTTCACCAGGGCGAGCATCCTCGAATAGGAGCAACGGATGTGATCCCGTTTGTACCAATTGCTAATGTCACGATGGAGGAGTGCGTTTATTTAGCTAAAGAACTGGGTAAACGAATTGCCGAAGAATTAAATATTCCGGTCTATTTATACGAAGAAGCCGCAACTCGACCTGATCGAGTGGATTTGGCGAATATTCGCAAAGGTGAATACGAAGGACTAAAGGAAGCGATAAAGACCGATCCGAATCGTTACCCGGATTTTGGCAAGCCAGAACTTCATCCGACCGCGGGTGCGGTAGTGGTTGGAGCTCGATTTCCCCTGATCGCTTATAATATTAATCTCAATACCACCGATGTCACAATTGCTAAAAAGATTGCCCAGGCAATTCGATTTCGCGACGGTGGCTATCGATTTGTTAAGGCTTTGGGATTTGAAATTAAAGAGAAGAACTGCGTTCAGGTGTCAATAAACATGACTAATTACTTAAAGACCCCCTTATATCGTGTATTCGAGACGGTAAAGCGCGAAGCCGAAAGATACGGCGTAACAGTGAAAGAAAGCGAAATCGTGGGATTAGCGCCCCAAAAGGCGTTAATTGATAGTGCGATTTATTATCTGCAATTGAATGAGTTCAAACCCGATGAGCAAATTTTAGAAACCAAATTGACCTTAAGTAAAGGGAAGGGACTTGAAGAATTTTTATTTGAGCTAGCCCAGCCAACACCTACTCCCGGTGGTGGTTCGTGCGCCGCATTGGCAGGAGCGGTGGCTACGGCACTCTTATTGATGGTTATAAATTTAACGCTGAAAAAGCCCAATACACCAGAGATAGTAAATATCTTGGCGCCGGTGAAAGATCGACTTAACAAACTGCATAAACGTTTTACTGAACTTATCAAACTTGATAGTGAAGCATTTAACAAGGTGATTGCGGCGTATAAATTACCCAAAGCGACCGAAGAAGAAAAATTACAACGAAGCCAAGCGATTGAAGGTGCCTTAAAGGCTGCGGTTGCGGTGCCGGAAGAGACGATAGTATTGACCAAAGAAGTCGTTGATTTACTAGCGCCGGTTATCAAACATGGTAATCCCAATGCGATTTCTGATGTTGGTGTCGCGCTTTCTTACTTGAGCGCTGCCCACGACGGTGCCAGATTGAATGTATTAATTAATCTAAAGTCAATAAAGGACCACAATTATATTGAGGCCAAGAAAATAAAAATGAAAGAATTAGCTGAAGATATTGGTCAGAAACTAAATGAATATCGGGCGAAAGTTGAAGAGCAACTTAAATAA
- a CDS encoding PHP domain-containing protein, with protein sequence MNFFKRIFWASAKSPQYCDLHIHTTYSDGLLTPAQVVDLARKSGLDAIAIVDHDAIGGIEPAVAAGKTLGVEIVPAVELSCLIGETDVHIIGYYIDYRNKKLIGILKEIQEKRIERAKLMIERLRKQGARVELERVLELAGEGTVGRPHIAQALLEEGYISSYDEAFWRYIGYHCPAYVPKEKLKPQEAIKMIKDFGGISVLAHPMSYNGHTQVISYLIELGIQGLEVWRCEHTPDDVKYLEEIATKHRLLRTGGTDCHGGRKGKILIGELKIPYEIVKRLKNAH encoded by the coding sequence ATGAATTTTTTTAAAAGAATTTTTTGGGCATCCGCAAAGTCTCCTCAATACTGTGATCTGCATATTCATACTACCTATTCAGATGGTCTTTTAACCCCAGCCCAAGTAGTGGATTTAGCCCGAAAAAGTGGCTTAGATGCCATCGCAATTGTCGATCATGATGCAATTGGAGGCATTGAGCCGGCCGTTGCAGCTGGAAAAACACTTGGAGTTGAAATTGTACCCGCTGTGGAGTTAAGCTGTTTAATAGGTGAGACCGATGTTCATATAATCGGCTACTATATAGATTACCGTAACAAAAAACTCATAGGCATTCTTAAAGAAATTCAAGAAAAACGGATTGAACGAGCCAAACTGATGATCGAACGGTTAAGAAAACAGGGCGCTCGGGTGGAACTGGAGCGAGTATTAGAGTTGGCCGGAGAAGGTACTGTAGGTCGTCCTCATATCGCTCAGGCATTATTAGAAGAGGGTTACATTTCTTCTTATGATGAAGCTTTTTGGCGTTATATCGGATATCATTGTCCGGCATATGTGCCGAAAGAAAAATTAAAACCGCAAGAGGCGATAAAAATGATTAAGGATTTTGGCGGGATATCGGTACTAGCTCACCCAATGAGCTATAATGGTCACACTCAAGTTATTTCTTACTTAATTGAATTAGGAATTCAAGGGCTAGAAGTTTGGCGTTGTGAACATACCCCGGATGATGTCAAGTATTTAGAAGAAATTGCCACAAAGCACAGATTACTACGTACTGGTGGCACTGACTGTCATGGTGGTCGCAAAGGCAAGATATTAATTGGGGAATTAAAAATTCCTTATGAGATCGTAAAAAGATTAAAAAATGCCCACTAA
- a CDS encoding DUF4159 domain-containing protein, giving the protein MPTKIKLIALLVSLVINLVIAQNFTIARLKYQGGGDWYNDPDIIPNLAQELNRRTNIKTLVTEKVVSLTDEDLFRYPFLFITGHGNISFSDEEAKRLRTYLTTGGFLYADDDYGMDEAFRREIKKVFPENDFVELPYDHPIYNIVYKLNKLPQIHEHYENEPPRGYGLFYEGRLVIYYTWNSNISDGWTETYNDPPEKREQAFQMGINIIAYALAN; this is encoded by the coding sequence ATGCCCACTAAAATAAAATTAATAGCTCTTTTGGTAAGTCTTGTGATTAATTTAGTCATTGCTCAGAACTTTACAATTGCTCGGTTAAAATATCAAGGCGGTGGGGACTGGTATAATGATCCGGATATTATACCCAACTTAGCCCAGGAATTAAATCGCCGGACCAATATTAAGACCCTTGTAACGGAAAAAGTGGTATCACTGACCGATGAAGATCTTTTTCGATATCCGTTTCTGTTTATTACCGGTCATGGCAATATAAGCTTCTCCGACGAAGAGGCTAAAAGGTTACGGACATATTTAACAACCGGTGGATTTCTGTATGCTGACGACGACTACGGCATGGACGAGGCCTTTAGACGAGAGATTAAAAAAGTGTTTCCCGAGAATGATTTCGTTGAATTACCCTATGATCATCCAATTTATAATATTGTGTATAAATTGAACAAACTACCCCAAATTCACGAACATTACGAAAATGAACCACCTAGAGGGTATGGGCTATTTTATGAGGGGCGGCTAGTAATCTATTATACTTGGAATTCGAATATTAGCGACGGCTGGACCGAAACCTATAATGATCCGCCCGAAAAACGCGAGCAGGCTTTTCAGATGGGAATAAATATTATTGCCTACGCCCTTGCTAATTAA
- a CDS encoding SurA N-terminal domain-containing protein produces MAIEKFRRLSKSIFIIVAVVFVLGFLLGELWQILRRERTTGQSLLAKGILAKVGDKKITIQEYQSVLNYLREKNKFEKKLKELSPQDEDRIKQEAWQYLTTAKVWEDILKKSKIKVTEQEIIEIIRANPPQELRNNPEFQTADGKFDYEKYQNYIFAPENRAQLVFYAQELIDGLPREKFRLDVINAYRVTSNEITDAKLKDHTYIKASYLYIGPRIFGANRITIDEKELKDYYQKNRKKYSKEKRYRLRYIYFPLRITARDSNEYRREIEEIYKYTQNESFTSLIKEFSDIPTDTVAYWVKLKDLDSITRVSILALKNDSITEPFLVGNTFKIIKVDKKAKDSVLIRKIMRTIQVTQESEGLLLDSIREFLSKAKTNELDSVCQEYGFLLRDLPPWTKERINFPALYNQYQLKEFALHSKPKAISEPLKARNGYYVFQLAEIEPAGFEPFDKVKSNIEWTLRREKEKELMKNYAEQIMNKVTARKSLEEIAQEDTLIELHVEEFNSFRECRNRKGSEFAGALYALDPGEIYGVLATDIGSFIIRCDQKQVKDEFDELIFRENRRTEIGNRIFQDATKQPEIIDYRDERFF; encoded by the coding sequence ATGGCAATTGAAAAATTTCGAAGGCTTTCAAAAAGTATTTTTATTATCGTTGCGGTAGTATTTGTTTTGGGATTCTTATTAGGTGAACTCTGGCAAATTCTAAGACGAGAAAGGACTACTGGTCAAAGTCTTTTAGCCAAGGGTATTCTAGCTAAAGTGGGTGATAAAAAAATTACAATTCAAGAATATCAAAGTGTTCTTAACTATCTTCGAGAAAAAAATAAGTTCGAAAAAAAACTTAAAGAGCTCTCGCCGCAGGACGAAGATCGCATAAAGCAAGAAGCTTGGCAATATTTGACCACCGCTAAAGTCTGGGAGGATATCTTAAAGAAAAGTAAAATAAAGGTAACCGAACAAGAAATAATCGAGATTATTAGGGCCAATCCACCTCAGGAACTTAGAAACAATCCGGAATTTCAGACCGCAGATGGGAAATTTGACTATGAGAAATATCAAAATTATATCTTTGCCCCTGAGAATCGGGCCCAGCTTGTGTTTTATGCCCAGGAGTTAATCGACGGGCTGCCGCGCGAGAAATTCCGACTAGATGTTATTAATGCTTATCGGGTTACTAGTAACGAAATTACCGATGCTAAATTAAAAGATCACACCTATATTAAGGCCAGCTATCTTTATATTGGCCCCAGAATTTTTGGCGCCAATAGGATTACGATAGACGAAAAAGAACTAAAAGACTATTATCAAAAAAATCGTAAAAAGTATTCTAAAGAAAAGCGATATCGGCTGCGGTATATTTATTTCCCTCTAAGAATTACGGCTCGGGATTCTAATGAGTATCGGCGAGAAATCGAAGAAATTTATAAATATACCCAAAACGAAAGCTTTACATCTTTAATAAAAGAATTTTCCGACATACCAACCGATACTGTTGCCTACTGGGTAAAATTAAAAGATCTAGATTCCATAACCCGCGTTTCGATCCTTGCCCTAAAGAACGATTCAATAACTGAACCATTTTTAGTTGGCAATACTTTTAAGATTATAAAGGTTGATAAAAAGGCCAAAGACAGTGTTCTGATTAGGAAAATCATGAGGACAATTCAGGTTACGCAAGAAAGTGAAGGGCTTCTTTTAGATAGTATTCGAGAATTTTTGTCGAAGGCCAAAACTAATGAGCTGGATTCTGTTTGTCAAGAATATGGTTTTTTACTCAGAGACTTGCCACCTTGGACCAAGGAGCGAATAAATTTCCCGGCATTATACAACCAATATCAACTTAAAGAATTTGCCCTTCATTCTAAACCTAAGGCAATAAGCGAACCCTTAAAGGCCCGTAACGGATATTATGTTTTCCAGTTGGCTGAAATTGAACCGGCCGGTTTTGAGCCGTTTGATAAAGTTAAATCAAATATCGAATGGACACTGCGCCGGGAAAAAGAAAAAGAATTGATGAAAAATTACGCCGAACAGATAATGAACAAAGTGACGGCTCGAAAATCTCTGGAAGAAATTGCTCAGGAGGATACACTAATAGAGCTTCATGTTGAGGAGTTTAACAGTTTCCGAGAGTGTCGAAATCGCAAGGGATCAGAGTTTGCTGGGGCACTGTATGCTTTAGACCCTGGAGAAATTTATGGGGTTTTAGCAACTGATATTGGTAGTTTCATTATCCGCTGTGACCAGAAACAAGTTAAAGACGAGTTTGACGAGCTTATTTTTAGAGAAAACCGTCGAACTGAAATTGGCAATCGAATCTTTCAAGATGCTACGAAACAACCGGAAATAATCGATTACCGTGATGAGCGGTTTTTCTAA
- a CDS encoding adenosine-specific kinase: protein MEIKIVKIVKPEEINIIIGQAHFIKTVEDLYEVLITSVPTIKFGIAFCESSGPCLIRSDGNDEELIKLAEQNAYALSCGHVFFVAIKNAFPINILNQIKMIPEVCSIYCATANPVEVVVCESEQGRGIIGIIDGLKSKGIETEKDKAERHTFLRRIGYKK, encoded by the coding sequence ATGGAGATTAAAATCGTAAAAATTGTTAAACCTGAAGAAATAAATATTATTATTGGCCAGGCCCATTTTATCAAAACCGTTGAGGATCTATATGAGGTTTTAATAACTTCGGTGCCGACAATTAAATTTGGTATTGCATTTTGTGAATCGTCTGGGCCTTGCTTAATCCGTAGTGATGGCAACGACGAAGAGCTTATAAAATTAGCCGAACAGAACGCTTATGCGTTAAGCTGCGGTCATGTGTTTTTTGTGGCAATAAAAAACGCTTTTCCAATAAACATTCTCAATCAAATAAAGATGATTCCTGAAGTTTGTTCGATTTATTGTGCCACAGCTAACCCCGTCGAAGTAGTTGTATGTGAGTCAGAACAAGGCCGCGGTATTATTGGGATAATCGACGGTCTAAAATCAAAAGGCATTGAGACCGAAAAGGACAAAGCAGAGCGTCATACGTTTTTACGTCGCATTGGCTATAAAAAATAA
- a CDS encoding T9SS type A sorting domain-containing protein, whose protein sequence is MGRLTVILLVIGVLSLNIMLAQVSWVVNPIWYGSATLRQIALGNHLKGPLDDTFRLFTVQSAAPRLVLLFTDTATTLPMAWRVETLEVSPSGYYGAGIGDVDRDGKNDLIYCRFSSPYYLFRRFWNDSTNTWQLETLATLTGANWALAIGDADNNGWNDDIIYSAGVTANSRLYRTYWTGTAWQTEVIWAGDGRTIQGVAIGDFDSANGDSNEIVAVTAGSYADGGRVIRIRFSASGWDTLTLWKKDSTSLTNVAIGDFDSTHPGKEIAVANGLGPGSLARGAVIAVLGSDTSWQARPLYIPPASNNAWGLAIGDVMTGNPGEEIVFANSLNPPYVVRVIYGAGDTWTTDSIFTIGGSTFGIVIGDVNRHRPTNLEIAIAGNAAVYEAEEYIAGGIRINAHNSRTSELTLFPNPAQEYLFLSLPADIDLSQTTLYVVNSLGQKLLTINKSPATTMTLAVPLKNISNGIYWIVTKINGNFYRAKPFVVRR, encoded by the coding sequence ATGGGCCGCCTCACTGTAATATTATTAGTAATTGGGGTCTTATCTTTAAATATTATGCTGGCTCAAGTCTCGTGGGTCGTTAATCCTATATGGTATGGCTCGGCAACCTTAAGGCAAATTGCTCTAGGCAATCACTTAAAAGGACCGCTCGATGATACTTTTCGGCTTTTTACGGTCCAATCAGCTGCCCCAAGACTGGTACTGCTTTTTACTGATACTGCCACCACTTTACCGATGGCGTGGCGAGTTGAAACTTTAGAGGTGTCGCCAAGCGGCTATTATGGTGCCGGGATCGGAGATGTTGACCGCGATGGTAAAAATGACTTAATCTATTGTCGATTTTCATCACCTTACTATCTTTTTAGAAGATTTTGGAATGATAGCACTAATACCTGGCAATTAGAAACCTTAGCTACCTTAACCGGGGCTAACTGGGCCTTAGCCATCGGCGATGCCGACAATAACGGCTGGAATGATGACATTATCTATAGTGCCGGAGTCACAGCGAATAGCCGACTCTATCGCACCTATTGGACCGGCACGGCTTGGCAGACTGAGGTTATCTGGGCTGGTGACGGTCGAACAATTCAGGGCGTGGCGATTGGCGACTTTGATAGTGCCAATGGTGACAGTAACGAAATCGTTGCGGTAACAGCCGGTTCTTATGCCGATGGCGGCCGGGTGATCCGAATCCGCTTTAGTGCTTCGGGATGGGATACTTTAACTCTTTGGAAAAAAGACAGCACCTCACTCACCAATGTGGCCATTGGTGATTTTGACAGCACCCATCCAGGAAAAGAAATTGCTGTGGCTAACGGTTTAGGACCGGGTAGCTTGGCTCGTGGTGCCGTTATTGCAGTTTTAGGTAGCGACACCTCCTGGCAAGCTCGGCCGTTATATATTCCGCCGGCCTCTAATAATGCCTGGGGGCTGGCGATCGGCGACGTGATGACTGGAAATCCGGGCGAAGAAATTGTCTTTGCCAACTCCTTAAATCCACCTTATGTAGTGCGAGTGATCTACGGAGCTGGTGATACCTGGACTACTGATTCCATTTTCACCATTGGCGGCTCGACATTTGGTATAGTTATTGGTGATGTGAATCGACATCGTCCAACTAATTTAGAAATCGCAATCGCTGGTAATGCCGCAGTTTATGAAGCTGAAGAGTACATTGCCGGTGGAATTAGGATTAATGCCCATAACTCACGTACTTCTGAGCTTACACTTTTTCCTAATCCAGCCCAAGAGTATCTTTTCTTGAGTCTACCGGCAGATATCGATCTATCACAGACAACGCTCTATGTAGTTAACTCTCTTGGGCAGAAATTACTAACAATTAACAAGAGTCCGGCAACAACTATGACACTAGCTGTGCCACTAAAAAACATCTCCAATGGAATTTACTGGATAGTTACTAAGATTAATGGTAATTTTTACCGCGCTAAGCCCTTTGTAGTCCGACGGTAA